From a single Hypomesus transpacificus isolate Combined female chromosome 14, fHypTra1, whole genome shotgun sequence genomic region:
- the LOC124476451 gene encoding rab GDP dissociation inhibitor beta-like: MNEEYDVIVLGTGLTECILSGIMSVKGKKVLHMDRNPYYGAESASITPLEDLYKRFSLPESPPESMGRGRDWSVDLIPKFLMANGQLVRMLLITQVTRYLDFKVIEGSFVYKKGSIYKVPASETEALASSLMGLFEKRRFRKFVIFVANYNENDPKTMEGVDPNKSTMRDVYKKFDLGQDVIDFTGHALALYRTDDYLDKPCIDTINRIKLYTESLARYGKSPYLYPLYGLGELPQGFARLSAIYGGTYMLNKPIEEIVMENGKVVGVKSEGEIARCKQLICDPSYIMDRVSKIGQVIRVICIMSHPIKNTGDANSCQIIIPQNQVNRKHDIYVCMISYAHNVAAQGKYVAIISTTVETNDPEKEIKPAMDLLEPVEQKFVSISNQYEPTDMGTDSQIFVSRTYDATTHFETTCDDIKDIYKRMTGTDFDFAEMERKKNDVFGDAVDQ, encoded by the exons ATGAATGAGGAATATGATGTAATCGTTCTCGGAACCGGCTTAACG GAATGCATCCTCTCAGGCATCATGTCTGTGAAAGGAAAGAAGGTTCTGCACATGGACCGAAACCCCTACTATGGAGCAGAGAGTGCCTCTATCACTCCATTGGAGGAT CTATACAAGCGTTTCAGTCTTCCAGAAAGCCCCCCAGAGTCTATGGGAAGAGGGCGAGACTGGAGTGTGGATCTTATCCCAAAGTTCCTTATGGCAAATG GTCAGCTGGTGCGGATGTTGCTGATCACTCAAGTGACACGTTATTTGGACTTTAAGGTGATCGAGGGTAGCTTTGTCTACAAGAAGGGCAGTATTTACAAAGTACCCGCCTCAGAAACAGAGGCTCTGGCTTCCA GTTTGATGGGACTGTTTGAAAAGAGGCGGTTCAGAAAGTTTGTGATCTTTGTTGCCAACTATAATGAGAATGATCCTAAGACAATGGAGGGTGTAGACCCTAACAAATCAACCATGCGTGATGTGTACAAGAAGTTTGATCTGGGTCAGGATGTCATCGACTTCACTGGACATGCTCTTGCTTTGTACAGAACAGATGA CTATTTGGATAAGCCATGCATAGACACAATCAACAGGATCAAGCTTTACACTGAGTCTTTGGCCAGATATGGCAAGAGTCCCTACTTGTACCCTCTGTATGGTCTTGGGGAACTGCCACAAGGTTTTGCCAG GCTAAGCGCCATCTATGGAGGGACGTACATGCTGAACAAGCCTATAGAAGAGATTGTGATGGAGAATGGAAAGGTTGTGGGGGTCAAATCAGAGGGAGAG ATTGCGCGCTGTAAGCAGCTCATCTGTGACCCCAGTTACATCATGGACAGAGTAAGCAAAATTGGCCAGGTGATCCGGGTCATCTGCATCATGAGCCATCCCATCAAGAATACTGGTGATGCAAATTCTTGTCAAATAATCATCCCTCAAAACCAGGTCAACAGGAAACATG ACATATATGTGTGCATGATCTCGTATGCACACAATGTGGCAGCACAGGGCAAATATGTGGCCATTATCAGCACCACAGTTGAGACCAACGACCCAGAAAAGGAGATCAAACCAGCAATGGATCTACTGGAGCCTGTAGAACAAAA ATTTGTGAGCATCAGCAATCAATATGAACCAACTGACATGGGAACAGACAGCCAG ATTTTTGTGTCCCGTACATATGATGCAACAACCCACTTTGAGACCACCTGTGATGACATCAAGGATATTTATAAGCGGATGACAGGCACAGACTTTGATTTTGCAGAGATGGAACGCAAGAAGAACGATGTGTTTGGAGATGCAGTTGATCAGTAA
- the taf3 gene encoding transcription initiation factor TFIID subunit 3 isoform X1: protein MCESYARSLLRVSVAQICQALGWDAVQLTACDLLSDVLHRYIQQLARGCHRYSELYGRTDPVLDDVGQAFRLLGVSLSELEDYVHNLEPVGFAQQTPLFPVSKNNVLQFPQSGVRDAEDRKDYIPDYMPPLVSLQEEEEEEEVLADMGTSAEAMQVPLDDDDEDLEDDEAVNDENYPVKRHLDSPDAAMGMMPTSKRPRMHPGFSPEWGIEPREPLTSLNPQRVPPGMLASHDGLSSLSLSPEPPSGTPVSFRAQPVMPRNPDHKSHGTPGRKPKVSSPGRPRTKSPKGFNAGAVGGSPIRSPKSSQKERKKSPGRTKSPKSPKSPKMGSAKASHLQGKTDALQRLPLSALSERMGKENIHMRQSLDDRELAEAHFRKLEPETADIDDSIDAVIARACAEREPDPFAFSSGSESESDGFSSPRRLTIMEPSTPKLTLGPNSFGKDTSTPLPLNAGPGNWTMDDSINEVIRKVNQGGPSGTLQNQDYMSSASASPPTPEPLLKVFEEKNKMVSSADIKKKLKKELKTKLKKKEKDKPKDKDKDRDRGKMKEKSKDKNRDKSKDFSKEGKIPWKDFGGKDDDIRDPFRQRDLGGPEGSIKIKSRDVGEGSRKEKDKHKDKRRDKEKSKRDKREKGKDRGRDERKLSTLNPFGLGDIPALFSPSTCLRIPSMLPPLPPILQDKDVKSKEKDKKKDKKEKKKKKDKEKEKEREKAKEKEREKEEKRKEKEREKEKREKEKEKEKERIRLEKVKVETSPAVPSPVIPRLTLRVGAGQDKIVISKVVPNSEPPKTPAPKPPIAKSGPGNRPRTPPPPPILSPVVPLLVPPASPLAPAAAPLPMLSPASILSAGGSLKTPVRSVVTETVSTYVIRDEWGNQIWICPGCNKADDGSPMIGCDDCDDWYHWPCVGILTAPPEDQQWFCVKCAGKKKDKKHKKRKHKVH from the exons ATGTGCGAGAGCTATGCCCGCTCGCTGCTCCGTGTTTCGGTGGCGCAGATCTGCCAAGCGCTTGGCTGGGATGCAGTTCAACTCACTGCTTGTGACTTGCTATCTGATGTTCTGCATCGATATATTCAGCAGTTAGCAAGAGGCTGTCATCGATACTCAGAACTTT ATGGACGAACAGATCCTGTGTTGGATGATGTTGGCCAGGCCTTCAGGCTTCTGGGGGTGAGCTTGAGTGAGCTCGAGGACTATGTCCACAACCTGGAACCAGTGGGCTTTGCCCAGCAGACTCCACTCTTCCCTGTcagcaaaaacaatgtgctgCAGTTTCCTCAGTCTGGGGTACGTGATGCAGAGGATAGGAAGGACTACATTCCAGATTACATGCCGCCCCTCGTCTCCTTACAAGAAG aagaggaggaggaagaggtccTTGCTGACATGGGAACCTCAGCTGAAGCTATGCAGGTTCCATTGGATGATGACGATGAGGATTTGGAGGATGATGAAGCAGTCAATGACGAGAACTACCCTGTGAAGAGACACCTAGATAGCCCTGACGCAGCCATGGGCATGATGCCGACCTCCAAGAGGCCACGTATGCATCCAGGCTTCAGCCCAGAATGGGGGATAGAGCCCAGGGAGCCCCTCACTTCCCTAAATCCCCAGCGTGTTCCCCCTGGTATGTTGGCATCTCACGATGGTCTGAGCTCACTTTCTCTATCCCCTGAACCACCCTCTGGAACTCCAGTCTCCTTCCGAGCCCAGCCGGTGATGCCCAGAAACCCGGACCACAAGTCCCACGGTACGCCAGGCCGCAAGCCCAAGGTCTCGTCCCCGGGAAGACCACGAACTAAGTCTCCCAAGGGTTTCAACGCTGGAGCTGTGGGTGGCAGCCCCATTCGCTCACCAAAATCTTcgcaaaaggagagaaagaaatctCCGGGCCGCACCAAGAGTCCGAAGAGCCCTAAGAGTCCTAAAATGGGCTCTGCCAAAGCATCCCACTTGCAGGGGAAGACCGACGCTCTCCAGAGGTTGCCTCTCTCTGCATTGAGCGAGCGAATGGGCAAGGAAAACATCCATATGCGTCAGAGCCTAGACGACAGGGAGCTGGCTGAGGCCCACTTCAGGAAACTTGAACCTGAAACAGCGGATATTGACGACTCCATAGATGCCGTGATTGCGAGAGCGTGTGCCGAGAGGGAGCCGGACCCATTTGCTTTCTCCTCAGGCTCGGAGTCTGAAAGCGACGGTTTCTCCAGCCCCAGGAGGCTTACTATCATGGAGCCGTCCACCCCCAAGCTCACGCTAGGGCCAAACAGCTTTGGGAAAGACACATCAACACCACTCCCCCTGAATGCAGGCCCAGGAAACTGGACCATGGATGACTCTATCAACGAAGTTATACGCAAGGTTAACCAGGGGGGGCCCTCAGGCACTCTCCAAAACCAAGATTACATGTCCTCGGCCTCAGCCTCACCACCAACTCCCGAACCGCTACTCAAAGTCTTTGAGGAGAAGAACAAGATGGTGTCCTCGGCAGATATCAAgaagaagctgaagaaggagcttaagacaaaactgaagaaaaaggagaaagacAAGCCAAAAGACaaggacaaagacagagacaggggcaaGATGAAGGAGAAAAGTAAGGACAAGAATAGGGACAAGAGCAAAGATTTTTCCAAGGAGGGCAAGATTCCCTGGAAAGACTTTGGCGGTAAGGATGATGACATCAGAGATCCCTTCCGTCAGAGGGATTTGGGTGGGCCTGAGGGCTCAATTAAGATAAAGTCTAGAGATGTAGGAGAGGGGTCCAGGAAGGAGAAGGACAAACACAAAGATAAGCGGAGGGACAAAGAAAAGAGCAAAAGGGacaagagagaaaaaggcaaagacagagggagggacgaaAGGAAACTTTCCAcccttaacccctttggtcttgGTGACATCCCAGCCCTCTTCAGCCCCTCCACCTGCTTGCGCATTCCCTCCATGttgccccctcttccccccatcctccagGATAAGGATGTGAAGAGCAAAGAGAAAGATAAGAAGAAAGacaagaaggagaaaaagaagaagaaagacaaggagaaggaaaaggagagggaaaaggcAAAGGAGAAGGAGCGGGAAAAAGAGGAGAAACGGAAAGAGAAAGAGCGGGAGAAGGAGaagcgagagaaggagaaagagaaggaaaaggagaggatcCGTCTTGAAAAG GTGAAGGTGGAGACCTCTCCAGCTGTTCCATCTCCAGTTATCCCCAGGCTGACCCTAAGGGTGGGAGCCGGCCAAGACAAGAT TGTTATCAGCAAAGTGGTCCCAAATTCGGAACCTCCCAAAACTCCAGCTCCAAAGCCCCCCATCGCCAAATCTGGACCAGGAAATCGCCCCAGGACACCTCCGCCTCCTCCGATACTCTCCCCAGTTGTACCTTTGTTGGTCCCGCCCGCCTCGCCACTCGCCCCTGCCGCTGCTCCTCTGCCGATGCTGTCGCCCGCCTCGATACTGTCTGCTGGAGGATCCCTCAAAACACCTGTACGGAGCGTGGTGACTGAGACTGTCAGTACATATGTG ATCCGTGACGAGTGGGGCAACCAGATCTGGATCTGCCCTGGATGCAACAAGGCTGATGATGGAAGTCCCATGATAGGATGTGATGACTGTGATGACTGGTACCACTG GCCATGTGTTGGGATTCTCACAGCTCCCCCGGAGGACCAACAGTGGTTCTGTGTTAAATGTGCTGGCAAGAAGAAGgacaaaaaacacaagaagagGAAACACAAAGTGCATTGA
- the taf3 gene encoding transcription initiation factor TFIID subunit 3 isoform X2 — MCESYARSLLRVSVAQICQALGWDAVQLTACDLLSDVLHRYIQQLARGCHRYSELYGRTDPVLDDVGQAFRLLGVSLSELEDYVHNLEPVGFAQQTPLFPVSKNNVLQFPQSGVRDAEDRKDYIPDYMPPLVSLQEEEEEEEVLADMGTSAEAMQVPLDDDDEDLEDDEAVNDENYPVKRHLDSPDAAMGMMPTSKRPRMHPGFSPEWGIEPREPLTSLNPQRVPPGMLASHDGLSSLSLSPEPPSGTPVSFRAQPVMPRNPDHKSHGTPGRKPKVSSPGRPRTKSPKGFNAGAVGGSPIRSPKSSQKERKKSPGRTKSPKSPKSPKMGSAKASHLQGKTDALQRLPLSALSERMGKENIHMRQSLDDRELAEAHFRKLEPETADIDDSIDAVIARACAEREPDPFAFSSGSESESDGFSSPRRLTIMEPSTPKLTLGPNSFGKDTSTPLPLNAGPGNWTMDDSINEVIRKVNQGGPSGTLQNQDYMSSASASPPTPEPLLKVFEEKNKMVSSADIKKKLKKELKTKLKKKEKDKPKDKDKDRDRGKMKEKSKDKNRDKSKDFSKEGKIPWKDFGGKDDDIRDPFRQRDLGGPEGSIKIKSRDVGEGSRKEKDKHKDKRRDKEKSKRDKREKGKDRGRDERKLSTLNPFGLGDIPALFSPSTCLRIPSMLPPLPPILQDKDVKSKEKDKKKDKKEKKKKKDKEKEKEREKAKEKEREKEEKRKEKEREKEKREKEKEKEKERIRLEKVKVETSPAVPSPVIPRLTLRVGAGQDKIVISKVVPNSEPPKTPAPKPPIAKSGPGNRPRTPPPPPILSPVVPLLVPPASPLAPAAAPLPMLSPASILSAGGSLKTPVRSVVTETIRDEWGNQIWICPGCNKADDGSPMIGCDDCDDWYHWPCVGILTAPPEDQQWFCVKCAGKKKDKKHKKRKHKVH, encoded by the exons ATGTGCGAGAGCTATGCCCGCTCGCTGCTCCGTGTTTCGGTGGCGCAGATCTGCCAAGCGCTTGGCTGGGATGCAGTTCAACTCACTGCTTGTGACTTGCTATCTGATGTTCTGCATCGATATATTCAGCAGTTAGCAAGAGGCTGTCATCGATACTCAGAACTTT ATGGACGAACAGATCCTGTGTTGGATGATGTTGGCCAGGCCTTCAGGCTTCTGGGGGTGAGCTTGAGTGAGCTCGAGGACTATGTCCACAACCTGGAACCAGTGGGCTTTGCCCAGCAGACTCCACTCTTCCCTGTcagcaaaaacaatgtgctgCAGTTTCCTCAGTCTGGGGTACGTGATGCAGAGGATAGGAAGGACTACATTCCAGATTACATGCCGCCCCTCGTCTCCTTACAAGAAG aagaggaggaggaagaggtccTTGCTGACATGGGAACCTCAGCTGAAGCTATGCAGGTTCCATTGGATGATGACGATGAGGATTTGGAGGATGATGAAGCAGTCAATGACGAGAACTACCCTGTGAAGAGACACCTAGATAGCCCTGACGCAGCCATGGGCATGATGCCGACCTCCAAGAGGCCACGTATGCATCCAGGCTTCAGCCCAGAATGGGGGATAGAGCCCAGGGAGCCCCTCACTTCCCTAAATCCCCAGCGTGTTCCCCCTGGTATGTTGGCATCTCACGATGGTCTGAGCTCACTTTCTCTATCCCCTGAACCACCCTCTGGAACTCCAGTCTCCTTCCGAGCCCAGCCGGTGATGCCCAGAAACCCGGACCACAAGTCCCACGGTACGCCAGGCCGCAAGCCCAAGGTCTCGTCCCCGGGAAGACCACGAACTAAGTCTCCCAAGGGTTTCAACGCTGGAGCTGTGGGTGGCAGCCCCATTCGCTCACCAAAATCTTcgcaaaaggagagaaagaaatctCCGGGCCGCACCAAGAGTCCGAAGAGCCCTAAGAGTCCTAAAATGGGCTCTGCCAAAGCATCCCACTTGCAGGGGAAGACCGACGCTCTCCAGAGGTTGCCTCTCTCTGCATTGAGCGAGCGAATGGGCAAGGAAAACATCCATATGCGTCAGAGCCTAGACGACAGGGAGCTGGCTGAGGCCCACTTCAGGAAACTTGAACCTGAAACAGCGGATATTGACGACTCCATAGATGCCGTGATTGCGAGAGCGTGTGCCGAGAGGGAGCCGGACCCATTTGCTTTCTCCTCAGGCTCGGAGTCTGAAAGCGACGGTTTCTCCAGCCCCAGGAGGCTTACTATCATGGAGCCGTCCACCCCCAAGCTCACGCTAGGGCCAAACAGCTTTGGGAAAGACACATCAACACCACTCCCCCTGAATGCAGGCCCAGGAAACTGGACCATGGATGACTCTATCAACGAAGTTATACGCAAGGTTAACCAGGGGGGGCCCTCAGGCACTCTCCAAAACCAAGATTACATGTCCTCGGCCTCAGCCTCACCACCAACTCCCGAACCGCTACTCAAAGTCTTTGAGGAGAAGAACAAGATGGTGTCCTCGGCAGATATCAAgaagaagctgaagaaggagcttaagacaaaactgaagaaaaaggagaaagacAAGCCAAAAGACaaggacaaagacagagacaggggcaaGATGAAGGAGAAAAGTAAGGACAAGAATAGGGACAAGAGCAAAGATTTTTCCAAGGAGGGCAAGATTCCCTGGAAAGACTTTGGCGGTAAGGATGATGACATCAGAGATCCCTTCCGTCAGAGGGATTTGGGTGGGCCTGAGGGCTCAATTAAGATAAAGTCTAGAGATGTAGGAGAGGGGTCCAGGAAGGAGAAGGACAAACACAAAGATAAGCGGAGGGACAAAGAAAAGAGCAAAAGGGacaagagagaaaaaggcaaagacagagggagggacgaaAGGAAACTTTCCAcccttaacccctttggtcttgGTGACATCCCAGCCCTCTTCAGCCCCTCCACCTGCTTGCGCATTCCCTCCATGttgccccctcttccccccatcctccagGATAAGGATGTGAAGAGCAAAGAGAAAGATAAGAAGAAAGacaagaaggagaaaaagaagaagaaagacaaggagaaggaaaaggagagggaaaaggcAAAGGAGAAGGAGCGGGAAAAAGAGGAGAAACGGAAAGAGAAAGAGCGGGAGAAGGAGaagcgagagaaggagaaagagaaggaaaaggagaggatcCGTCTTGAAAAG GTGAAGGTGGAGACCTCTCCAGCTGTTCCATCTCCAGTTATCCCCAGGCTGACCCTAAGGGTGGGAGCCGGCCAAGACAAGAT TGTTATCAGCAAAGTGGTCCCAAATTCGGAACCTCCCAAAACTCCAGCTCCAAAGCCCCCCATCGCCAAATCTGGACCAGGAAATCGCCCCAGGACACCTCCGCCTCCTCCGATACTCTCCCCAGTTGTACCTTTGTTGGTCCCGCCCGCCTCGCCACTCGCCCCTGCCGCTGCTCCTCTGCCGATGCTGTCGCCCGCCTCGATACTGTCTGCTGGAGGATCCCTCAAAACACCTGTACGGAGCGTGGTGACTGAGACT ATCCGTGACGAGTGGGGCAACCAGATCTGGATCTGCCCTGGATGCAACAAGGCTGATGATGGAAGTCCCATGATAGGATGTGATGACTGTGATGACTGGTACCACTG GCCATGTGTTGGGATTCTCACAGCTCCCCCGGAGGACCAACAGTGGTTCTGTGTTAAATGTGCTGGCAAGAAGAAGgacaaaaaacacaagaagagGAAACACAAAGTGCATTGA